The Candidatus Malacoplasma girerdii genome has a segment encoding these proteins:
- the proS gene encoding prolyl-tRNA synthetase, with translation MSDQIKTNNAIVKRSEDFSSWYTSIISAAKLALYTDIKGGIIFQPRVWKLWSLIQKEIDQRFVHLGVCNVALPTFIRYSEFMKEKEHVDGFAPEVFLITHKGKDKLDEPLVVRPTSEVIFCDYFRKITTSYNDLPIKYNQWCNVFRAEKTTRPFLRTTEFFWQELHAIFDKETEAISFTKQILDVYYDFATNVLNIPVIKGEKTPGERFAGAENTYTIEALMQDGQALQCGTSHYLGTNFAKTYDIKFTNSANQNEYVYQMSAGVSTRIIGAIIMSHSDDNGLVLPFKIAPEQINIIELMADKDPNVHLNALKIQKTLNKYRVNIDNSSKSFGYKISEAEVSGIPFSIIIGSKDLANKQVTIYRRDLKTKAIYQLDGISETIEKLINEYNANLFKRAQDNLRKRTITISTLDEFKNAINEAKLIIAPWGGDIDDEKKLKELTGATPRCIKENITDNVKCFFTNKKAKYLVYFARAY, from the coding sequence AATTGTGAAGTCTTATTCAAAAAGAAATTGATCAACGTTTCGTGCATCTTGGTGTGTGCAATGTTGCACTTCCGACATTCATTCGTTATAGTGAATTCATGAAAGAAAAAGAACATGTTGATGGATTTGCACCAGAAGTATTTTTAATTACTCATAAAGGTAAAGATAAATTAGATGAACCACTAGTAGTCCGCCCAACTAGCGAAGTAATTTTTTGTGATTATTTTAGAAAAATTACTACTTCGTATAATGATTTGCCAATTAAATATAATCAGTGATGTAATGTTTTTCGTGCTGAAAAAACAACACGTCCTTTTTTAAGAACAACAGAATTTTTCTGGCAAGAATTACATGCTATTTTTGATAAAGAAACTGAAGCAATTAGTTTTACTAAGCAAATTTTAGATGTGTACTATGATTTTGCTACTAATGTTTTAAATATTCCCGTTATTAAAGGTGAAAAAACACCGGGAGAACGTTTTGCTGGGGCTGAGAACACTTACACAATTGAAGCTTTGATGCAAGACGGGCAAGCACTACAATGTGGAACAAGTCATTATTTAGGAACAAATTTTGCTAAAACTTATGACATTAAATTCACTAATTCAGCTAATCAAAATGAATATGTGTACCAAATGAGTGCAGGGGTAAGCACACGAATTATTGGGGCAATTATTATGTCACACAGTGACGACAATGGTCTAGTATTACCATTCAAAATTGCTCCAGAACAAATCAATATTATTGAATTAATGGCTGATAAGGATCCAAACGTTCACCTTAACGCCCTTAAAATTCAAAAAACACTAAATAAATATCGTGTTAATATTGATAATTCAAGCAAATCATTTGGTTATAAAATTAGCGAAGCGGAAGTTTCAGGAATTCCATTTAGCATCATTATTGGTTCAAAAGATTTAGCTAATAAACAAGTAACGATCTATCGAAGAGATCTAAAAACAAAAGCAATTTATCAACTAGATGGCATTAGTGAAACAATAGAAAAACTAATTAATGAATATAATGCTAACTTATTTAAGCGAGCACAAGATAATTTGAGAAAACGAACAATAACAATTTCAACTCTAGATGAATTTAAGAATGCTATTAATGAAGCAAAATTAATTATTGCTCCATGAGGTGGAGACATTGATGATGAAAAAAAATTAAAAGAATTAACAGGCGCAACGCCACGTTGTATTAAAGAAAACATTACTGATAATGTAAAATGTTTCTTTACAAACAAAAAAGCAAAATATTTAGTTTATTTTGCAAGAGCATATTAA